One Kallotenue papyrolyticum genomic window carries:
- a CDS encoding succinate dehydrogenase/fumarate reductase iron-sulfur subunit gives MNLTLYIWRQKDRHSPGKMVRYEVKDVNPDMSFLELLDVLNQQLIERGEEPVAFDHDCREGICGSCGMMINGQAHGPQRATTACQLHMRHFKDGDTIYVEPWRARAFPVIKDLVVDRSAFDRIIAAGGYISVSTGGAPDANSIPVPKTNADLAMDAAACIGCGACVAACPNASAMLFTAAKVAHLALLPQGQPERTRRVLNMVQQMDKEGFGGCTNIGECSAACPKEISLDFIAMLNRELIRATASRQDD, from the coding sequence ATGAATCTCACACTGTATATCTGGCGCCAGAAGGATCGCCACAGTCCGGGCAAGATGGTGCGCTACGAGGTCAAAGACGTCAATCCGGACATGTCCTTCCTCGAGCTGCTGGACGTGCTCAACCAGCAGTTGATCGAGCGCGGCGAGGAGCCGGTGGCCTTCGACCACGACTGCCGCGAGGGCATCTGCGGCTCGTGCGGCATGATGATCAACGGCCAGGCGCACGGTCCGCAACGCGCCACGACCGCCTGTCAGCTGCATATGCGCCATTTCAAGGACGGCGACACGATCTACGTCGAGCCCTGGCGCGCGCGCGCGTTTCCGGTGATCAAAGACCTGGTGGTGGATCGCAGCGCCTTCGACCGCATCATCGCCGCGGGCGGCTACATCTCGGTCTCGACCGGCGGCGCGCCCGATGCCAACAGCATTCCGGTGCCCAAGACCAACGCCGATCTGGCGATGGACGCGGCGGCCTGCATCGGCTGCGGCGCGTGCGTGGCGGCCTGTCCCAACGCCTCGGCGATGCTCTTCACCGCGGCTAAAGTGGCGCATCTGGCCCTGCTGCCGCAGGGTCAGCCCGAGCGTACGCGCCGTGTGCTCAATATGGTCCAGCAGATGGACAAGGAAGGCTTTGGCGGCTGCACCAACATCGGCGAGTGCTCGGCGGCCTGTCCCAAGGAGATCAGCCTGGATTTCATCGCCATGCTCAACCGCGAACTGATCAGGGCCACCGCCAGCCGCCAGGATGACTAA